Below is a window of Enterobacter kobei DNA.
AACCCGCCGCGGGCCTTACGGATGCGGAAACCGAGTATATCGCCGGGGTGTTCCGGGCGCTTGCGGGCAAGCACTCGCTGATGGTGGTGGAGCATGATATGGGCTTTGTGGAAACCATTGCCGATCATGTGACCGTGCTGCATCAGGGGCAGGTACTGGCAGAAGGCTCGCTCGCGCAGGTGCAGGCGAACGAGCAGGTTATCGACGTTTATCTGGGGCGCTGATCATGTTGCAGATTAAAGACTTACAACAGTATTACGGCGGCAGTCATATTCTGCGCGGCTTATCGTTCGACACCCCGCCGGGCGAGATCACCTGTTTACTGGGGCGCAATGGCGTGGGGAAAACCACGCTGCTGAAATGCCTGATGGGGCTGATCCCGGCGAAATCCGGCACCATCCACTGGCAGGGCACGCTGATTAATAACGCGAAGCCGCACCAGCGCGTGCAGCAGGGGATTGCCTATGTGCCGCAGGGACGGGAGATTTTTCCGCGCCTGACGGTGGAAGAAAACCTGCTGATGGGGCTGTCGCGCTTTTCCGGCCGCGATGCGAAAAGCGTACCGGATGAGATCTACACGCTGTTCCCGGTACTGCGGGAAATGAAGCAGCGGCGGGGCGGCGATCTTTCCGGCGGTCAGCAACAGCAACTGGCGATTGGCCGTGCGCTGGCGTGTCGGCCACAACTGTTGATCCTTGATGAGCCAACCGAGGGGATCCAGCCGTCGGTGATCAAGGAGATCGGCGCGGTGATCCGCGGGCTGGCGAACCGGGGTGATATGGCGATTTTGCTGGTGGAGCAGTTTTACGATTTTGCCGCCGAGCTGGCGGATAATTATCTGGTGATGTCGCGCGGGGCGATTGTTCAGGCAGGGAAAGGGCATGAAATGGAGGCGCAGGGGGTGCGGCATCTGGTGGCGATTTAGTGTTGTGCTGGAGGTTGCCCGGCGGCGCGTTGCTTGCCGGGCCTACGGCTGAAACCTGTAGGCCGGGTAAGCGGTAGCGCCACCCGGCAAAACAGTCACATCACAAGGTCGCATTTCCGGCATGCAACCCCGGCACCAGGATCACCTTGCGGCACTCCTCCTGGCGTTTTTCGAAGATCTCATAGCCGCGCGCGGCATCTTCCAGCGGCATATGGTGGGTGACGATCTCTTCCGGCGTCAGATGGCCTTTTTCAATCAGCGCAAGCAGATCCGGCAGGTACGCATGGACGTGCGTCTGACCCATTTTAAAGGTCAGGCCTTTGTCGAACGCATCGCCGAACATAAAGGCGTGAATGAAACCGGCGTAAACGCCCGGCACGCTGAGCACGCCGCCGCGACGTACCGCCGCGATACCCTGACGCAACACTTTACCGCTGCTGCCTTCCAGCTTCAGGTTACTCAGTACCGTTTCGGTCAGGCTGCCTTTCGCTTCAAAGCCCACGGCGTCGATCACTGCATCCACGCCACGATGACCCGCGGTATGCTCAATGATGTAGGCCGCCGGATCGTCGTTGTCGTCAAAGTTGATCGGCACGATACCGTAACGCTGTTTGGCAAACTCCAGCCGGTAGTCGTTATGGTCGATCATAAAGATCAGCTCCGCACCCATCAGGCGGGCGCAGGCCGCGCTCAGTAAACCCACCGGACCCGCGCCGAAGATCGCCACGCTGGAGCCTTGCTTGATATCCGCGTTTTTCACCGCCTGCCAGGCGGTGGGCAGAATATCTGACAGGAACAGCACTTTTTCGTCCGGCAGGGTATCCGGTACTTTGAACGGGCCGACGTTGGCTTTCGGTACGCGCACGTACTCAGCCTGACCGCCGGGAACACCACCGTAGAGTTTACTGTAGCCAAACAGCGCGGCGGGCGGCGTAATCGACTTCCGGTTTAAGGTCGCGCCGCCGCCACTGTTGGTGTTTTCACACGCGGAATACTGGTGCATATGACAGAAAAAGCAGTCACCGCAGGCGATGACAAAGGGGATCACTACGCGATCGCCTTTCGCGACAGCGTGCACATCTTTCCCCGTCTCGACCACTTCCCCCATAAATTCATGACCAAAAATATCGCCATGATCGGTGCCGGGGATCTTCCCGCGATAGAGGTGAAGATCCGAGCCGCAGATGGCGGTGGCGGTAACGCGCAGGATAATGTCATCTGCTGCTTCGATACTCGGATCGGGCATGGTATCGACACTGACTTTATGCGGGCCGTGATAGGTAAGTGCTTTCATTGTGCTTAGCTCCGGTATCGTAATCGCGTGTTAAACAGAAACTCCGTCAGACCTTGCTGTTACAGCGTGCCGGTACCGCCATCGGAGCACCATACCTGACCTGAACTGTAGCTGTTTTCATTGGATGCCAGCGTCACATAGATAGTGGCGATCTCGGCAGGCTGCCCCGGACGACCCAGCGGTGCAGAGGCACCAAACTGCTCCAGTTTTTCCTGAGGCTGGCCGCCACAGGCCTGCAATACCGTCCAGTATGGCCCCGGTGCCACCGCGTTCACGCGGATGCCTTCTTCCGCCAGCTGTTGCGCCAGGGATTTAGTAAAGGCGGCAATGGACGCTTTAGTCTGGGCATAGTCCAGCAGCGTCGGGCTTGGCTGGTAAGCCTGTACGGATGAGGTGTTGATGATCGACGCGCCGCGTGGCAGATAATCCAGCGCCGCTTTGGTGATCCAGAACATCGCATAGACGTTGGTTTTAAAGGTGGCGTCAAAATCTTCGGTGGACAGCTCGCGGATATGGTTGCGGAACTGCTGACGACCGGCGTTGTTCACCAGAAGATCCAGCCCGCCCAGCTCTTCAGCCGCCTGTTTGACCAGTTGCTGACAGAATGATTCGTCGCGAATATCACCCGGAATCGCGACCGCTTTGCGCCCTGCGGCACGAATAAGCTCAATCACCTCACGGGCATCTTCTTCTTCCGCGGGCAGATAGTTAATGGCCACATCTGCGCCTTCGCGGGCATAGGCAATCGCCACCGCGCGGCCAATACCGGAGTCACCGCCGGTGATCAGGGCTTTTCTGCCCTCCAGACGACCGCTGCCTTTATAGGAGGTTTCGCCGTGATCGGGGCGGGGATTCATTTTACAGGCCAGGCCAGGGAAGGGTTGATGCTGACGTTCAAACGGGGGTACCGGATAGCTATCTGCTGGGTTGGAGATACCTGCGGTCGTAACGTTTTTATTGCTCATACTGCGCTCCTTCTGTGTGCCTTTGGGTCTATTAAGCATAGAGCATCAGCGGGAAATGCCAGGTTTCTCGGACTTTTGCACATAAAAAGTTGCTTAAAAGGCATTTACCGCTTCGTTTCGCCACCCTGGAAAAATCTGCAAGTGCCGACCTTACCTTGCGCTATGCCGGAAGGTGCCAAATACTTAGAGTATTAAACGATCGTTTGCTGTCCCTGTTTACCGGTATGTCCGGGTGCAGCGACAAGCGATGATACAAGTGAGGATGTAGTGACAGACACTTACAACAATGCTTCTGGCAGCGATACATCAACGCCTGCATTAACCCTCTCAAGCGGAGAGGAGATGCTGGGAACGGTGGTGATGGAAATGCTGCAATCCGGGCAGGAAATCAACAGGCATAGCCTGTGTGTTAAACTTGCCGCGAAGATTGACCTTTCGACCGATCCGGCGCTTGAGGCGCAAATCAGTGAATTGATTGGGCTTGTGTTAAAGAAAGGTTAATGAAACCGGGATATATCCTTCAAAACTATATCTTTCCGGCGCAGACATAGCCATACTCACCGGGTTACACCGTGCCTAACGGTAACAATAATGAGAGGCTCAATGAGCAAGAATGATAAGGAAAGACTGGTAGATACCATCATGGGAGAAGCGGTACTCCACCTTCTCGAAAATGATGACAACGTTTCCTTTGATGCGCTTATCGGCCAGTTACAGGAAAATTTACAGAGTGAAACCGACCGGGAAAAGCGGGATGCTTACCGGACTGCCATTAACGGTGTTCACCAGTTCAGGGCCTTGCAGACCAAAACCGTCAGCACGCCTGGATCGTTAAAACAGAGTTTGCGCACCACGCTGGCGCAAAATAGCCCCTCTATCACCAAGCATTAATTCGTACCTCTGCTTAACCTTCGGGTAAGCAGAGTCGCCCTTCTAATCAGACTTGCTCTGGCATGTTCCATCGATGCTCCTGTGACTTTGATCGTGGCCTGTGAGCCATAGAAGACCACATTCCTCAAGTATCGAGAGTGAAATTGAAACAACATGAACAGATATGTCTTGAAAACATTCAAGAGGCTATCGGCGAGGCTGCGACTCATCTTATGAGTATTGGTCATGCCATCGATGCCGAAAACATCGTCATGGTATTACGTGCGCGCAGTATGATGACGTCTGATCCGCAGCACCGGCAGGTTCTTGATGGAGCCTGTAAAATACTGAAGGTTCGTGTAAAAAAATCCGCGTAACCCTTGAATTCACACCGGCCCGCCGCGCGCGTTTCGCGGGGGACCGGGTGGATTTCCTTCTCTGACCCAGGCTTATAAATCGTCCGGGGTTTGCTGAACGATCCTTTCCAGCGCACTGCGATAGACATCCAGTTTTACAACATCCTCTTCCGTTTCCAGCAAGCGGATCACCGCCAGAATAAGGTTCTTATTCGTCACCTCAATCTGATTGCTTCTCAGGCTCGCGGAAAGCTCATGGATGAACAGTCTTTCGGCTTCAAACGTCTGTGCGCTCTGGCCGAAATATTCATTCAACTGTTCTTCTGATGTCGCGCTGTGCATAAAAGATCCTCAAAATTCATATCGTTGCCCTCTTAATATGATGAGAGGGAATGTTTAGCCCAATAAAATTAGTCACCATTGTGATTATCCGCAATGTCAGAAATGAAAATTCTTCAAATATATTTACGCGCACATAAGTTTTTTTAGGAATGAGCTTATTCCTCCGCCAGCGCCTGTTTTAAATCTGCCAGCAGATCGTTTTCATCTTCAATACCCACTGACAGGCGGATTAATTGCGGCGTAATGCCGTTAGCGAGGCGCTGTTCCAGCGGGATCGAGGCGTGGGTCATAAAGAAAGGCTGGCTCACCAGGCTTTCGACGCCGCCGAGGCTTTCCGCCAGGGTGAAAAGTGACAGTCGGCTGATGATCTGCGCGGCACGTTGTTCATCACCTTTCACCACAATTGAGATCATCCCGCCCGGTTGCGCCATCTGTCGACGGGCCAGCTGATACTGCGGATGCGATTCCAGCCACGGGAAATAGACCTGTTCCACTTGCGGCTGCTGTTCCAGCCACTGCGCCAGACGCAGGGCGTTGCTGCTGTGTCGCTCAATGCGCAGCGCCAGCGTGCGGATGCCGCGCAGGGTGAGGAAACTGCTGAAGGGATCGAGTACGCCGCCAACGGCATTTTGCAGATAGCCTAATTGTTCGGCCAGCGCAGGACGATCGCCCACTACCGCCAGTCCGGCTACCACGTCCGAGTGACCATTAAGGTACTTGGTGGCGGAGTGCACCACGATGTCGAAACCCAGCTCAAGCGGACGGTGGATCAGCGGCGACGCAAAGGTGTTATCCGCCACGCTAATCACGTTATGACGCTTGGCGATAGCGGCAATGGCTTCCAGATCGGCCAGTTTCAGCAGCGGGTTGGTCGGCGTTTCTACCCAAATCATCCGCGTTTCCGGGCGGATCACCGCCTCCAGACCCGCCAGGTCATCCGGTTTCACCCAGCTCACCTGCAAGCCGGTGCTGCGGCGACGCACGTTCTCAATCAGGCGATATGTGCCACCGTACACATCGTCGATGGCGACAATGTGGCTGTCTTTGTCCAGCAGTTCCAGTACCGTGGAAATGGCGGCAAGGCCAGAGGCAAAGGCGTAGCCGCGCGTACCGCTCTCCAGTTCAGCGATGGCGGTTTCCAGCGCGTGGCGCGTCGGATTGCCGCTGCGGGAATATTCGTAGCCGGTATGCTGGCCCGGCGCAGGCTGGGCAAAGGTGGAGGTGGCATAAATTGGCGGCATCACCGCGCCGTGCTGATCGTTAAACGCGCCGCTGTGCACGCTGAGGGTATTTAATGTTTTCATTTTTCTTCCTTATACACATCGTTGATCAGACCCTGCTCGCGCAGCCAGTCGTCGTTAAACATTTTTGAGAGATATTTGTTACCGCTGTCGCAGGCAAAGGTGACGACGCGTTTCGGCGTGGTCTGGGCGGCGCAGTAGCGCAGCGCCGCGGTCAGCAGCGTGCCGGTGGACGAGCCTGCGAGTACGCCTTCGCGCTGTAACAGCAGGCGTGCGGTGGCAAACGCTTCGGCATCGCTGACGCGGTACGCCTGTCTGACGCCGTCGATAAGCGCGAGCGGTGGGACAAAGTCTTCGCCGATGCCTTCCACCCGCCAGGAGCCTGCCTCGCCATGACGTCCGGTTTCCACCTGATCGGCAAGAATGGAGCCTTCAGGATCGGCCAGCACAAATTCGGTATGCGGCGAGTGGCGCGCAAACCAGGCTTGCAGGCCGCCGAGGGTGCCGCCGGACCCCACGCCAACGACAATGGCGTCCACACGGCCATTAAGCTGCTGGTGGATTTCAGCGGCGGTGGCGGCGTGAGCCAGCGGATTGGCCGGATTGTTAAACTGGTCGATGTAATAGGCACCAGGCATGTCCTGCGCCAGGCGCAGGGCGTAATCCTGGTAATATTCCGGATGGCCTTTGGTGACGTCGGAGCGGGTGAGCACCACCTCAGCGCCGAGCGCGCGCAGATGGAAAATCTTCTCGCGGCTCATTTTATCCGGCACAACCAGCACCACTTTGTAGCCTTTTTGCGCGGCGATCAGTGCCAGCCCCAGCCCGGTATTGCCCGCCGTGGCTTCAATAATGGTGCCGCCCGGCTTGAGTAAACCTTCCCGCTCGGCGGCCTCGATCATCGACAGCGCCACGCGATCTTTAATCGACCCGCCGGGGTTCTGATTTTCCAGTTTCAGGAACAGCTCACAGGGCCCGCGATGCAGCTTATGCAGCTGGAGCAGCGGCGTATGGCCAATCAATTCAGTGACAGAATGGGCAACAGACATGGTGTGCGATCCGTAGTTAACACGATGCCTGGATAATAGGTCTGCCTTTTTTGCCGATTAAAGAATCTTTCTCTGCAATATAGATCGAAAAGTAATATCACATGCTGTTCAGCCATCAGGAAGTAAATCCCTGTAGACATCCGGACGTGTTGATTGCTATAAAACGGCACTTTTGCCGTAAAAACAGGCAAATGCAGGGCGAACCGCCCGCGATATATGCGTTTTTCAGATAACCAATGCTGAAAATAGCCATTACGCAGACAACCCTTTTGCCGCGCTGTTTATAGCGAACGGGTATAAGCAAGGGCGATTAAGTTATTTCAAATATAATTGCGACAGATTATTATCGTCTGGACATCCATACTGCTAAACCGCCAAAACGGATAAGAACAACAACATGATCGTCCTCAGGAATATTTCAAAGATTTTTGACCACGGAAAGGTGCCCATCACCGCCGTGGATAGCGTTAACCTGACGGTGGAGCAGGGGCAGATTTACGGCATTATCGGCTACAGCGGCGCAGGAAAAAGCACGCTGATCCGCTTGCTTAACGGTCTGGAAAAACCGACTTCCGGCGATGTCACCATCAACGGACAGAATATCTCCCGCGCTGAAGGTGAAGCACTGCGCCAGGCGCGCCTGAAGATCAGCATGGTCTTCCAGCACTTTAATCTGCTGTGGTCGCGCACCGTCAGCGAAAACATTGCGTTCTCAATGCAGATCGCCGGTGTGCCAAAAGCCAGAATCAACGCTCGCGTGGCGGAGCTTATCGAGCTGGTGGGCCTGACCGGGCGCGAGAAAGCCTACCCGTCGCAGCTGAGCGGCGGCCAGAAGCAGCGCGTCGGCATTGCCCGTGCGCTGGCGAATAATCCAGATGTTCTGCTGTGCGACGAGGCGACCTCCGCGCTCGATCCGCAGACCACCGATCAGATCCTCGATCTGCTGCTGGACATTAACCGCCGCTTTAAGCTGACCATTGTGCTGATCACCCATGAAATGCATGTGGTGCGCAAGATCTGCGACCGCGTGGCGGTAATGGAAAACGGCAAAGTGGTGGAAGAGGGCGACGTGATTGATGTCTTCACTCATCCCGAGCAGCCGATCACCCGTCAATTTGTGCGTCAGGTGAGCCAGTATGCAGAAGAAGAGGCCTTTAATCCGGCGCTCGCCGCGGGGCTTGACGGCAGCATCATCAAACTGACCTTTACCGGCAATAAAACCTATCAGCCGGTCGTCAGTGAGCTGACGCTGCGCTACGGCCTGTCGTTTAATATTCTGCACGGCAAAATGACGCAAACCGCACACGGCCTGTTCGGTCAGCTGTGGGTGCACGTGGTGGCAAATCAGGAACAACTGAACAATATCCTTGCCGATCTGCAACAGAGTGATATTGAAGGCGAGGTAATTAAACATGATTGAGAATTTACTGCCCCACCTGAAATGGGACCAGCTGTGGGCGGCGACGCTCGAAACCTTATATATGACGGCGCTGTCCGGCGTGGCGACCTTTGTGCTCGGCCTGCTGCTGGGGCTGGCGCTGTTCCTGACCGCCAAAGGCGGCCTGTTCCAGAATAAGCCGTTGTACAGCGCGATTTCGGTGGTGGTGAACGTTTTCCGCTCCATCCCGTTCATTATTTTGATTGTGTTACTGATCCCCTTCACCAAGACGATTGTCGGCACCATTCTCGGCGCGGATGCGGCACTGCCGGCGCTGATTGTTGGCGCGGCACCGTTTTATGCCCGCCTGGTGGAAATGGCGCTGCGTGAAGTGGACAAAGGTGTGATTGAAGCGACGCGTTCGATGGGCGCGCGCCTCAGCACTCTCGTATTCCGGGTATTAATCCCTGAATCCTCGCCTGCGCTGGTGTCGGGTATTACCGTCACGCTGATTGCGCTGGTGAGCTATAGCGCCATGGCGGGTGTTATCGGTGCCGGTGGCTTAGGAAATCTTGCATATCTGGAAGGATTCCAGCGTAACCATAACGACGTCACGCTGGTGGCGACAGTGACCATTCTGGTAATTGTCTTCATCATTCAGTTCTGCGGCGACGTGTTGACTTCTTTATTAGATAAACGCTAAACATAACAACTACTGGAAACCAACATCATGAAAAAAACACTCACACTGATTGCCGCCGCCACCCTGAGCGCCCTGAGCTTTGCTTCCTGGGCTGACACCCTGACCGTCGGCGCGTCCAACGTGCCGCACGCGGAAATTCTGGAGCAGGCGAAGCCCATCCTTGCGAAAGAAGGTATCGATCTGGAGATCCGTCCGTTCCAGGATTACATCCTGCCGAACACCGCGCTGGCGAGCCGCGACATCGACGCCAACTATTTCCAGCACATCCCGTACCTGAACAGCGTGCTGAAAGATCATGCGGATGACAAAACCTATGATTTCGTCAGCGCTGGCGCGATCCACATTGAGCCGATTGGTATCTACTCCAAAAAATACAAATCGCTGAAAGATCTGCCGGAAGGCGGCAAAGTCATTATGCGTGACGCGGTGGCGGAAGAGGGCCGTATCCTGTCTATCTTCGAAAAAGAGGGCGTGATCAAGCTTAAGCCGGGCATCGACAAAGTGACCGCGCGCATCAGCGACATCGTGGAAAACCCGAAAAAGCTGAAGTTCCTGCCGAACGTCGAAGGCTCCCTGCTGCCGCAGATGTATAACAACGACGAAGGTGATGCGGTGGTGATCAACGCCAACTACGCCATCGACGCCGGTCTGGATCCGGTGAAAGATCCGATTGCCGTAGAAAGCGGTGAGAACAACCCGTACGCCAACATCATTACCGTGCATCGCGGCGACGAGAAGAAAAAAGACATCGTGGAACTGGTGAAAGTGCTGCATTCGAAAGAAATCCAGGACTGGATCCGCACCAAATATAAAGGCGCGGTGATCCCGGTTAACAACTGATCCTGCCCTCGCACGCGCTGGCCCTGGCTGGCGCGTGTTCCCCGCATTCCGCCCTATGAAATTCCTCTGTGATAGTAGTCACCAATCCCAAACAATTAAGTAAATAGTTAATAACAATCCTCTACTATTGCCGGGACAAGCTGAGCAGAGGTAGAGATGAAAGATGTCGTGATCGTAGGGGCCGTGCGCACGCCTATCGGCTGTTTTCAGGGCGCTTTGTCTCGTCATTCTGCGGTGGAACTCGGCAGTCTGGTGGTTAAAGCGCTTATCGAACGCAGTGGCGTGATCCCGCAGCATATAGATGAAGTGATCCTCGGACAGGTGTTAACTGCCGGTGCCGGGCAAAACCCTGCCCGCCAGACGGCGATCAAGGGCGGCCTGCCAAATTCAGTTTCCGCTATTACCATTAATGATGTCTGCGGCTCGGGGCTGAAAGCGCTGCATCTGGCGACCCAGGCGATCCAGTGCGGCGAGGCGGATATCGTCATCGCGGGCGGTCAGGAAAACATGAGCCGTGCGCCCCACGTGCTGACGGACAGCCGTACCGGCGCACCGCTTGGCAACAGCCAGCTGATTGACAGTCTGGTTCATGACGGTCTGTGGGACGCCTTCAATGATTATCATATGGGCGTGACGGCGGAGAACCTGGCGCGGGAGTACGGCATCAGCCGCCAGCGGCAGGATGACTACGCGTTACGCTCCCAGCAAAAAGCCCGCGCGGCCATCGATGCCGGTCGTTTCCGGGATGAGATTGTCCCCGTGCTGGTGGATCGTCCCGGCGGTCAGCCGCTGCGGGTGGAGTGCGACGAACAGCCGCGCACCGATGCCAGCGCCGAAGGGCTGGCAGGCCTCAGCCCGGTGTTTGAACGCAGCGGGTCGGTGACAGCGGGCAATGCCTCCTCAATTAATGACGGCGCGGCGGCGGTACTGATGATGAGCGAAAGTAAGGCGCTGGAGCTGAATTTGCCGATCATGGCGCGCATCCGGGCTTTTGCCAGCGTTGGGGTCGACCCGGCGTTAATGGGGATCGCGCCAGTGTATGCCACGCGGCGCTGCCTTGAGCGCGCGGGATGGCAGTTGCAGGACGTTGATCTGATCGAAGCTAACGAAGCGTTTGCCGCGCAGGTGTTGTCGGTCGGGCAAATTCTGGAATGGGATGAACGGCGGGTGAACGTCAACGGCGGTGCCATCGCGCTGGGCCATCCGATTGGCGCGTCCGGCTGCCGTATTCTGGTATCGCTGGTGCATGAGATGGTGAAACGCCGGGCGCATAAGGGCCTGGCGACGCTGTGCATCGGCGGCGGGCAGGGCGTGGCGCTGGCGATTGAGCGCGACTGATTATGCCATCTCGCCGGGCGGCGCTCTGCTTGCCCGGCCTACATGCTGATTTCGTCATCTCACCGGGCGTGCCACATCTTTCCCCTCACTTCCCTCAATAATCCTCATTAAGCCAAATCTCACTGTTTTGAATTTTTTGAAATTAAAAATTCTTCCTGCAAATTAAGTTTGATGCCGGGAATAACGAATAATTATAAATTTAATGGTGACCTAAAAATAAAATAACGACAGGTACTATATGCCTGCTAACTCACTATCATGCTGATAAATATAACTTTTCATTTTTTATGAAATCTTTGTTGTTACCTCGTTAATAATATATTTATGTGATCTCAGTCTTTATTTAATGTGATTATCACAAATTATTATTGATACTCATCACGTCTTTTCTCTCCGTTTTTCAGGAAGCAAATAATTACGATCCGGATCACTAAAAAATACTTTTTAAAAAAATAAAATGCAGTCTCATAAAAACGGAACGATATTTTAAATTTTTGAGGGTGTTTTCATGTTTAAAAAGTCTCTGGTCCTTGCGTCTCTTGTTGGTGCTTCTTTCGCGGCCCAGGCCGTCACCGTTGACCTGCGTCATGAATATATTGACAGCGGCAGCAACGCCGACCGTGTTGCGGTATCACACCGTTTTGATAATGGCTTTGGTTTCGGTGTGGAAGCGAAATGGAAATCCGGCGGTGATGATGCAGATAAACCCCTTACCGAAATTGTCGGTAATGGTCATGAAGAATCCATTAACTGGCGCTGGAAAGCGACAGATAATTTTGCGCTGACACCAGGCTTCAATATCGAAAGTAAAGACAGCTTCTCAATTTATAAACCGTACCTGCACGCGCAATATACCTTCGACAGTGGTCTCTACGTTGCAGGTCGTTACCGTTATGAGTACACCCGTAACCCGGACTCAAATGTGGTTGATAACAAAGTAAATAAATTCGACGCCTGGGTGGGCTGGGCGATGGGTGACTGGCGTACCGAGCTGAACTACGTTTACGCCAAAAGCACCGAAGATGTGGTGCGTGAAAACGGCAAAACCTATTCCAATGAATATAACGCCAAGCTGGCATATAAGTGGGATAAAAACTGGTCGCCGTATGTTGAATTGGGTAACGTAGGCGTGAGAAATACCGACGAGCGTCAGACCCGTTATCGTGTAGGCGTGGCTTACTCCTTCTGATATAAAACTTACCCTCATGAGAAGCCCTGGCGCAGTTAGCCGGGGTTTTCTCGTTCCTGCTATTTATGGGGAACCAGTCATGTGCCGTAAATTTATTATTGATAAAATACTGGACTTATTTTAAATAAAAAAAGGCCCTCCCGAAGGAGGGCAAGGCCAGTTACAGAAAGAAACACACTCAGTTACGCTTGCAACATGTCACGCTGCTCAGGAAGCTTCGCAATATAAAGGGCTGGTTTGCCGTCTTTATCGGAGCTAAACAGGATCGCACTGTCGTCCGGCGTAAAGGACGGGTGCGGATGGGTAACCTGACGACTGTTCTCGAAGGTTGCCCAGGAGGTATCGTGACGCGCCACGCGGAAGTACTTGCGCTGCGCCACATCAAAGACATACAGATAAGGATCGTTATCGATGGTATAGCCGCCGGTATCTTTCACATCCACCGGCGTGCCGGATCCGTCGCCGACCAGCAGTGTTCCGTCGAAGTTGCTCATCAGATGCGAACAGGCCGGCATCTGCATCACGTCTTCATTAATACCGGTGTCCGGATCGAAGCGGGAAATAGTGCGGCCCTGCTGTCCTTTCAGGTAAGAGACGTACACCAGCGCGGAACCATCCGGTACCCAGAATTCATGGGTGCAGCTTTCGCCTTCGGCGTGA
It encodes the following:
- a CDS encoding biofilm development regulator YmgB/AriR family protein, which codes for MHSATSEEQLNEYFGQSAQTFEAERLFIHELSASLRSNQIEVTNKNLILAVIRLLETEEDVVKLDVYRSALERIVQQTPDDL
- the urtE gene encoding urea ABC transporter ATP-binding subunit UrtE, which codes for MLQIKDLQQYYGGSHILRGLSFDTPPGEITCLLGRNGVGKTTLLKCLMGLIPAKSGTIHWQGTLINNAKPHQRVQQGIAYVPQGREIFPRLTVEENLLMGLSRFSGRDAKSVPDEIYTLFPVLREMKQRRGGDLSGGQQQQLAIGRALACRPQLLILDEPTEGIQPSVIKEIGAVIRGLANRGDMAILLVEQFYDFAAELADNYLVMSRGAIVQAGKGHEMEAQGVRHLVAI
- a CDS encoding methionine ABC transporter ATP-binding protein; its protein translation is MIVLRNISKIFDHGKVPITAVDSVNLTVEQGQIYGIIGYSGAGKSTLIRLLNGLEKPTSGDVTINGQNISRAEGEALRQARLKISMVFQHFNLLWSRTVSENIAFSMQIAGVPKARINARVAELIELVGLTGREKAYPSQLSGGQKQRVGIARALANNPDVLLCDEATSALDPQTTDQILDLLLDINRRFKLTIVLITHEMHVVRKICDRVAVMENGKVVEEGDVIDVFTHPEQPITRQFVRQVSQYAEEEAFNPALAAGLDGSIIKLTFTGNKTYQPVVSELTLRYGLSFNILHGKMTQTAHGLFGQLWVHVVANQEQLNNILADLQQSDIEGEVIKHD
- a CDS encoding biofilm development regulator YmgB/AriR family protein codes for the protein MSKNDKERLVDTIMGEAVLHLLENDDNVSFDALIGQLQENLQSETDREKRDAYRTAINGVHQFRALQTKTVSTPGSLKQSLRTTLAQNSPSITKH
- a CDS encoding methionine ABC transporter permease, translated to MIENLLPHLKWDQLWAATLETLYMTALSGVATFVLGLLLGLALFLTAKGGLFQNKPLYSAISVVVNVFRSIPFIILIVLLIPFTKTIVGTILGADAALPALIVGAAPFYARLVEMALREVDKGVIEATRSMGARLSTLVFRVLIPESSPALVSGITVTLIALVSYSAMAGVIGAGGLGNLAYLEGFQRNHNDVTLVATVTILVIVFIIQFCGDVLTSLLDKR
- a CDS encoding trans-sulfuration enzyme family protein, which translates into the protein MKTLNTLSVHSGAFNDQHGAVMPPIYATSTFAQPAPGQHTGYEYSRSGNPTRHALETAIAELESGTRGYAFASGLAAISTVLELLDKDSHIVAIDDVYGGTYRLIENVRRRSTGLQVSWVKPDDLAGLEAVIRPETRMIWVETPTNPLLKLADLEAIAAIAKRHNVISVADNTFASPLIHRPLELGFDIVVHSATKYLNGHSDVVAGLAVVGDRPALAEQLGYLQNAVGGVLDPFSSFLTLRGIRTLALRIERHSSNALRLAQWLEQQPQVEQVYFPWLESHPQYQLARRQMAQPGGMISIVVKGDEQRAAQIISRLSLFTLAESLGGVESLVSQPFFMTHASIPLEQRLANGITPQLIRLSVGIEDENDLLADLKQALAEE
- a CDS encoding zinc-dependent alcohol dehydrogenase, with translation MKALTYHGPHKVSVDTMPDPSIEAADDIILRVTATAICGSDLHLYRGKIPGTDHGDIFGHEFMGEVVETGKDVHAVAKGDRVVIPFVIACGDCFFCHMHQYSACENTNSGGGATLNRKSITPPAALFGYSKLYGGVPGGQAEYVRVPKANVGPFKVPDTLPDEKVLFLSDILPTAWQAVKNADIKQGSSVAIFGAGPVGLLSAACARLMGAELIFMIDHNDYRLEFAKQRYGIVPINFDDNDDPAAYIIEHTAGHRGVDAVIDAVGFEAKGSLTETVLSNLKLEGSSGKVLRQGIAAVRRGGVLSVPGVYAGFIHAFMFGDAFDKGLTFKMGQTHVHAYLPDLLALIEKGHLTPEEIVTHHMPLEDAARGYEIFEKRQEECRKVILVPGLHAGNATL
- a CDS encoding two-component-system connector protein YcgZ — translated: MTDTYNNASGSDTSTPALTLSSGEEMLGTVVMEMLQSGQEINRHSLCVKLAAKIDLSTDPALEAQISELIGLVLKKG
- a CDS encoding SDR family oxidoreductase, whose product is MSNKNVTTAGISNPADSYPVPPFERQHQPFPGLACKMNPRPDHGETSYKGSGRLEGRKALITGGDSGIGRAVAIAYAREGADVAINYLPAEEEDAREVIELIRAAGRKAVAIPGDIRDESFCQQLVKQAAEELGGLDLLVNNAGRQQFRNHIRELSTEDFDATFKTNVYAMFWITKAALDYLPRGASIINTSSVQAYQPSPTLLDYAQTKASIAAFTKSLAQQLAEEGIRVNAVAPGPYWTVLQACGGQPQEKLEQFGASAPLGRPGQPAEIATIYVTLASNENSYSSGQVWCSDGGTGTL